In one window of Gossypium hirsutum isolate 1008001.06 chromosome A01, Gossypium_hirsutum_v2.1, whole genome shotgun sequence DNA:
- the LOC107919512 gene encoding VQ motif-containing protein 17 produces MENLRMMRNQTRMSPSNSSPSSSLSIHKDSQTISKPKIRIIHIFAPEIIKTDAANFRELVQRLTGKPPQQKGGKRKPRIGRKDDKPMELKTGFLAGIETRERVKEEEGGGFLSGFGDLDGFIQEMGEFPLLPLDDSHHMHGFEEAQLMA; encoded by the coding sequence ATGGAGAATTTGAGGATGATGAGGAACCAAACCAGAATGTCTCCTTCAAactcatcaccatcatcatcccTATCCATTCATAAAGATTCGCAAACAATATCAAAGCCAAAGATACGGATCATTCACATATTTGCACCAGAGATCATCAAGACCGACGCAGCAAACTTCAGAGAATTGGTGCAAAGACTCACTGGGAAACCACCTCAACAAAAGGGTGGCAAAAGGAAACCAAGAATCGGCAGAAAAGATGACAAGCCAATGGAGCTAAAAACTGGGTTTCTTGCAGGGATTGAAACAAGAGAAAGGGTTAAGGAAGAAGAAGGAGGTGGTTTCTTAAGTGGTTTTGGAGATTTAGATGGTTTTATTCAAGAGATGGGTGAATTCCCTTTGCTTCCTTTGGATGATTCTCATCACATGCATGGATTTGAAGAAGCTCAACTAATGGCATAA